The Elaeis guineensis isolate ETL-2024a chromosome 3, EG11, whole genome shotgun sequence region catattaatttttattttttgtaaagtTCTCGTTGCAGAGAACTAATTCTGTCCTcctcttccattttttttcttttgtcttttcccAACAGCCAGACCAGCATCTTCTGCTGATTCTGGAACTCGAAAGTTTTAACTACATTAACTCCTTCTCAACTACTGCTTCCAGTTAAAAACCTTCTCAGCTACTACTACTTCTCAAAAGGCCACATGCTACATGCTGATATTTGCTTTGGACAGGGTTATCAAGTCAGCCCTATTGAAAATTTCGAACACAAAAAGAGATAGATGGCTATATCACCGACATGTCTACAGCAACGTGTTTTTTGTTTTAACTGATACAAATAGCAGCCCCGTCcttcaaaaacaaaaaaacaCATTCGAGTCCAAGAAAAATTGGACAAAAGAGCGCTTTCATTGAAAAAATATAGAGTGGACTCATGTATCTAGAGAAAAGACGGATTTTAAATGAAACAGATGATGGCATTGCTCATACGGATTGATGTCAAAATCTTGCAAAGTTCAAGGAGCTTTTCATAAGAGAAAGAATGTTTCATTTTCCTGGCCTAGATCTGAAAGTCTAGACCTGCCCCCCGCTTCAAACCCTTCCGTCAGTTGATGTACGTTGGTGCAAGAAAAGGCAACCCCCACGTACGGcggaccaatatatatatatatatatataataattttacaTCCTTTGTAATAGAAgaaatatgatgatcctatttcaCACAAAAATAAAGAAACATGCTCATAAAACTATCATCCAAAACGGTATCAAGGAGGCGAGTTCAAAAGCGAAGGACCAACGAAAATGTCTAACTCAATCTACATAACAAAGTTCAATGGGTCACAGAAAAACTGAAAAGAAATTTTGAGAATTAGCGACAAGTCTAGATGCACTTGGGTAATCAACATTTTCTGGGTTccatcatggataatcaaattggaTGCGTATTCTTTACAATGGAGAGAGGGAAAATGGAATCAAGCGTATGATAAAATTTAGACCTTgaaaaaaagataaggaaaaggatATGCCTTACATGGCTGGGTTCAAGAAGAACAGCACCGGTTACCTTTGACTCCACTATTTGTGTCATCCGCATCCTCCTGCAATATCACTGTCTTCCCATTTCCTAGTGATGACATGTCGGGCTTCTTTAGATCCTGAGATAGATGTATCTTCCTGCTCAGTATATTAAAGATCTCTTTAACGACAGTCTGAAAAGCTGCTGCCACATTAGAAGAGTCCAGCGCAGAGGTTTCCATGAAGAAGAGGCCCTGGGCCTCTGCCAGTGCCTTGCCCTCAGCTGTGCTTACCTCCCTGGCATCCTTGAGATCAGTTTTGTTGCCCACGAGAATGGTCACAACATTCATGTCAGAGTGAGCTGTTCAGTATTACCCTTGGGTCAGATAGAGCGACACCATAATTTGATATTAGGTATCTGACAGAGGATTGTTTAAACAAAATAAATGGCACCAAGAATTTTCACAGCTTAAATGTGAGTTTTCAGAGTAGAAATGTTCCTTGCACTCGATGGAACTCTGTCACTATTATATTGAATGATCATTTCTTGAACGCAGTATAAAAGTTTGGAGAGCATAACCATGCCTATATATCTTAAttccaaaggaaaaaaaaaagacagtaaAGGgtgacagttttttttttttagaaaaaaaaaaaagaataaaaggagACAGTTATCCAAAGAAGGGTTGATAATAACAAGGGAAAGGAGAGATTTCTAGGAAAGAATAAAATAATCTGCAAACCTAATGTGTGTTGGTTAAAAGATACAAAAATTAGATGATGAAATATGCCTTGAATCATCAATGGTCCTACATTGCAATCTCTTAAAATGTACTGCCTTTCATTATGAACTTAGATTGGTGATATAGCTTTAGCTGATTGCTATCAGAGGTTCCATCAAATATGATCATCGACCTTGGGACCAGTATTCAATTGTTGCAAGTGATGTACCACAATAGTGCTCACCAGTTCAGACAACATCCGTGCGACATGTATTCTTTTAATTAATCTAAAGGTAGCCCGGCAACTAAAATCCAAACATTATCACCATTCAATAACAAAATTTATTGGACAAAAGAAATAACTGGCTAATGAAAAGTTTGGAGCTTACTTTGTAGTTCATTAAGCCATCGGCCAACACTATCAAAAGTCTGATGCCTGCTGATGTCATACACCAGAAGAGCTCCAACAGCTCCTCGGTAATATGCAGATGTCACAGCTCTGAAACGCTCCTGACCTGCAGTATCCCATATCTGAGCTTTGATTTCCTTCCCATTAATGTCCATCTTCTGAGTTTGGAACTCAACTCCTATTGTGGATTTGGAGTTTGGGTAGAATTCGTTCCGAGCATATCTTGCAAGCAAATTTGATTTGCCAACAGCAGCATCACCAATGAGAACAATCTTAAAAAGGTAATCCTGGCTCTGTTCATCATCCCCATCCATCATATAATGTCCTTTAGCTGCTGCTCCTGGTGCAGCAATGATAAAAAACCACAGATAGTACTGCCAGATAAAAACCAAATGAGGGTAAAATATAACACAAGCATAGATGCCATTGATGGGAATTGAAACTAAAATAATAAAGCAAGAAGCAATAAGCAACTAATCTAAGGATTGATATTGCATTTATAAAAAccatcatgaaaaaataatttaagccgCTTACTCCAATAGAGAACTCTTAAGAATTACTTCTACAAACACTTGGTAGCTGGGTTTTAATGAGATATTGAATTTCAGATAGATGACAGTCTAATAGAACTATTGTGCAGCTGTAGCACAGAATTGTCatttaaatagaaaataaaaaaaaattaaattgaaaagTGTCTTAAAGAAAAATCGAAAGAAAACCATTATGACAGTCAGATCTGCCTTCATATGGCATCCCTCTTCCATTTTCATTCATAATGTTTAATTAATAATGTGCTGTGTTATTAAAATGAGATGCAGTTCTATGCACTATGATAGTGATACGAAGACTGGATAAG contains the following coding sequences:
- the LOC105040238 gene encoding LOW QUALITY PROTEIN: ras-related protein RABA5a (The sequence of the model RefSeq protein was modified relative to this genomic sequence to represent the inferred CDS: substituted 1 base at 1 genomic stop codon), whose product is MNRVLCMNSFIFSLRVLKRYTVVLFRFLTRFELSLEKAQILEXPCAVCSVPIEYYLWFFIIAAPGAAAKGHYMMDGDDEQSQDYLFKIVLIGDAAVGKSNLLARYARNEFYPNSKSTIGVEFQTQKMDINGKEIKAQIWDTAGQERFRAVTSAYYRGAVGALLVYDISRHQTFDSVGRWLNELQTHSDMNVVTILVGNKTDLKDAREVSTAEGKALAEAQGLFFMETSALDSSNVAAAFQTVVKEIFNILSRKIHLSQDLKKPDMSSLGNGKTVILQEDADDTNSGVKGNRCCSS